GCATGAGAAAGATTCAAACGACTCTGTTGTTACTTCTCATCCCAACGATCCTGTCAGCTGGAGAATACAGGATTTTACATGAGGATAACTCCAGCGTCACAGTAGAATTTTCTCCAGCCCGGCCGCTGGTCGAGCAGATGGGGGCCGTAGAGGGTGGATTCCTTGCCAGGATCGCCGTAGAGGGATACATGCCTGAGAGAGTGGAAGGAAGACCGGTCCTTCCCGTTCAGAGATATTTTTTCCAGGTGCCAGCAGTAGAAGGAATCAGGTTTCAGGTATTGGATGTCGATCTGGTCATGCTTGACGGCATCCTGCCTGAAGTCTGGTTTTCCGGGAAAGTCGACATAGATGACCACTTGAGAGCTCTTCGTGACAGGGATGTGATGAAGGGTATCGAGCACGCGATCCTGGCTGGTACCGGCACGATGAGCAGGAGAAAGCTAGCCCTTGTAGATATATACCCGGTCATATGGGATCCTGGTACGTCATCGCTGGGCTACGCGGAGCGTATAGTTGTCAGGCTGTCCTTTGCTCCGCAAGAGATATCAGGGAAGACTACAGGCAGGAGAGGTTTCGGTGACAGTCATATAATCAACGCCGATCAGGCTGCAGGCTGGATAAAGCCAACTACGACCGAATCTTCTGCATTGAGGACCCCGTTTGAATTTTCGCTCGCCGACGACTGGCTCAAATTGAAAATAGCGGATACAGGAGTCTATGTGGTGACCTATACTGATATCCTTTCCGCGGGTCTCGATCCGGGTGAAATAGATCCAGCCACTATCCGTGTCTTCACTGGCGGTCCTCTGCAGCAGCCTGCTGCGGCTGATGATGGTGGGAGTTTTGAGGATGACTACCATCTCGATGAATGCGCGGTGCTCTACAGGGGAGACAACTCAGGTTCATTTTCTCCCGGTGATTCGATCATTTTCTACGCTCCCGGGATCGAGGGATGGATGAACGATCTCGATCCATCCGCCGATGTCATAGAATGGTATGAGCACGATTATGCTGAAAATTCTAACTACTGGCTCTCATGGGGACATGGCTTTGCGGGACAACCTCTCAGGATGGAAGAGCGGGATGTCAGTATTGCCGGTGTAACCCCGGATCTTGATGTAACTACATATGAGGAGAGGATACACAGGGAAGAGGATAATCTCTATGATCCGAAGTACACTGAGGACAGGTGGTACTGGAGATCCCTCGGAGCCGGGAGTTCATCGTTTACCGACAATTTCACTCTGGACAGCGTGGTGGGGAATGGCAGGTTCCGCACCCTCGGTTACGGTCCATACAACTCATATGACATTATCAATCCGACTTACTATATCAACGGGGCGGAGGTAGGGACACTGGCCTGCTCGGTGGCCATCTACTCTTTTGATCCAGAGACGCTCGATGTTGCCATCAACAACCTGGTGAATTCGACAAACACGTTCAGAGTCGTCAAGGAACCGGGCGATATGGTCTATGTCCTCTGGTACGAGATCTATTACGAACGATATCTGAACGCGACAGGTGGGGAGTTGAATTATTTCAGCCCGGATGAGATCGGGCAGGCACGATTCCAGTTGAACGGATTCTCGACGGGTGAGAGGTTCCTCTTTGATGTCACTTCGTTCAAGTCTCCAGTATTATTGACGCATTTCAGCAGCACCGCAGAAAATATAACATACATTGACGGATTATCCGGTTCTCCGGCACATTACTTTGCGATGCAGGCCCATGCTCTCAGACATCCGGAGATAGAGAGATACTCCCGTTTAACGGGCAGCCTGGTCTCTTTGAGAGATGAACCGGCCTGCCCGAATATGGTGATCATCTACAACAGCAGGTTTGAGGCGGCGGCGAGCGAGCTCGCTTTGTACAGGTCATCGCACCTGCCCCTGGTGGAAGACCCGCTGGTAAAAGCCGTGGATGTCCGGCAGATCTATGATAATTTCTCTGGCGGCATGAAAGACCCGGTCGCGATCAGGAACTATCTGAAATTCCTTTACGATAATTTCGATGATGGGATCGAGTCTGAGATAAAGTACGCCCTTCTGATGGGTAACGGTACTTATGATACGAAAGATATCCTGGGAACCGGGATAGACTATGTGCCCCTGTATGTAAAAGATTATGGGCGAGAGATGGTCGAAGACGACGACTTTTTCGCGAGACTCGATGGGGACAACGACAGGCTAATAGATCTCGGCCTTGGCAGGATGACGGTCCTTTCGGCATCTGAGGCTTCTGCATGGGTGAGAAATATCATCGCATACGAAGCGGATGTCGAACCTGGAGCATGGAAGAACAAGGTGATGCTGGTCGCCGATGATGAATTTTCCGCAAACACGAACTGCGACTACAGTTTTATGATAGACACTGAATACATGAGTCAGGGATACACATATTTTCCGGATTTCATCGATTTAAAAAAGATATACCTTCATCATTATCCGTTCAGTGGTGATCTGAAGCCTGAGGCGTCAAACGACCTGCTGGACGGATGGAACGATGGCGCTCTGATCGTAAAATATACCGGGCACGGATCTCCCCAGCAGATGGCCGATGAGCGCGTGATGCAGAAATCCGATGTATATTCCCTGAGAAACGGGGACAGGAGGCCACTCTTCCTGGCATTTTCATGCTCGGTAGGCAATATCGAATCTCCATATCAGAGGAGTATCGCTCAGGAGATGGTCGTACGGGATGACGGTGGCGCGATTGCGACGATCACAGGTACAGGAGGCACTCTTGGAATACCAAACAGGGAACTCTGTTTTTCCCTGTTCAAGACTTTGTTCACATCAGAGGACAGCACCGGAACATGGCCGTTGGGGACTACGATGATGCTGGCCAAGCCCTGCTGCGCGGTTTTCGGGGACGGTATGAATAATTCCCAGTATATTCTTCTCGGTGATCCGGCTATGATGCTGGCTATGCCCGGTTATACGGTCGAACATGAAGTGAGCACCATTGACACGATGCTGACCGGTGCCAGGTATACTCTGGACGGCAGGGTCATGTCAGGAGGAGCCGTACTCACCTCGTTCAATGGTAACGCCGACATCATCGTACAGGAATCATTCGAAAATGTTAATGATGGACCGATCACATGCTATTACGGGTATGAATTGAAATATTACCTGCCCGGCAAGGAGATATTCAGAGGGTCGGTCGATGTAAGCGCGGGACGCTTCAATATCGATTTTGTCATTCCAATCCGATGCAAGACGGGCCCTGAGGCGAGGGTCAGGTCGTATGTGACCACAAATGGTGAGGACGGTGTAGGCGCAGAAGATTCCCTGTTAATAGTGAGCAACCCGGATATTCCCCAGAATTCGGGGCCACCATCGATAAATATCTTTTTCAGCGGACAGGCAACGAAGGTGAAACAGGGTGCCTCGCTGAACGTGGAGATCTCCGACGATGACGGGATCGCGATCCTTGGCAGTGACCCGCAGAGCTCCATCTTTCTCGAGTTCGATCGGAGCGGCTACCCGATATTTGTCACCGATTATTTCACCTATGATCATGGATCTTCGACAACTGGCAGGGTCGAATATCCCCTGCATTCAGGATTCAGCCCGGGCCCCCATTCAGTTATCGTCAGAGCGTTCGACAATCTGGGGGAATCTTCCACCGATACGCTCGCGTTCGATGTGGTCGAGGAGGGGCTCTACACGGTAAGCGATGTGTTTAATATGCCGAATCCCTTTACGGAAACTACGAATTTCGTCTTCCAGCTCAGTAACGACGCGGATGTCGTCCTGCGAGTGTACAATGTCTCTGGAAGAGAGATATGGAGCCGTAAGACCTATGGGGAGGAAGGATTCAACAGTATTTATTGGGATGGAAGGGATTATGGAGGAGACAGGCCCGCGAACGGGACTTATCTCTATCTCCTGGATGTTTCATTCAGAAACTCTTATAACCGCTGTGAAACTGTTTCAGGAAAGGCGGTTTTGCTACGATAAGCTGTTAACGAGCTTTTGATTACGGATGCAGGTATTAGCTTTCCGCGTGTGCCAAAAAGCTTGACCCGGGTCCGTGTGGAATATAGTTTTATAGAAGGAGTCTAATACTAGAAGGAGATAAATATGGTTAAGGTTTTCAGGACAATATCAGCCGTTTTGCTTATTTCCGCCCTATGCGCAGGGCAGGCGCTGGCCCAGGGAGAATCGGGTGCGAGTAGTCTGATCATTCCTCCCAGCGCAAGGGCGAACGCGATGGGGCAAAGTTTTGTTGCTCTGTCCGAGGATGCTACGAGTCTTTGGTGGAACCCGGCCGGAATGGCTTTCCAGAAAAGAGCCGTGGACTTCATGCATACTCAGCTGGTTCCCGACCTCGCTTCGGATGTCTTCTTCGAATACCTTGGAGTGATATACGAGATCGAGGGGCTAGCCGTTATCGGTGCTAATATCCAGTATCTTACATATGGTGAGTGGGAAGCGACAAGCGAGACAGGAGAGGATCTTGGAACTGCCAAGTCTTATGAGTTCGTTCCCACCATCGGTGGAGCCATAAGGATAACAGATAATCTGGCTGTCGGGTTGAATCTTAAATTTATCTATGTGAATCTGGCTCCCGCCTGGGCGACAGTCGAGCAGATCGACGGAACGGGCCATTCTGTCGGAGTCGATTTCGGTGTGCTTTGGAAGGTGCCTGATTTCAGTGTTGCCGGATATAAGATCAGCAGGTTGAGGCTCGGATCCAGTGTAGTGAATATCGGCCCGTCGCTGACATACAAGAACCGTGACCAGGCCGCCCCGCTTCCGAGGAATCTCAGGGTGGGTTTCGCTTATACTCCGGTACAGGACGAGGGTATGGAGATCACTATGGTCGCCGATGTCAACAAGTCTCTCGTCGACTATTTCACAGATGAAGATTACAAGCGATCG
The Candidatus Latescibacterota bacterium DNA segment above includes these coding regions:
- the porU gene encoding type IX secretion system sortase PorU; the protein is MRKIQTTLLLLLIPTILSAGEYRILHEDNSSVTVEFSPARPLVEQMGAVEGGFLARIAVEGYMPERVEGRPVLPVQRYFFQVPAVEGIRFQVLDVDLVMLDGILPEVWFSGKVDIDDHLRALRDRDVMKGIEHAILAGTGTMSRRKLALVDIYPVIWDPGTSSLGYAERIVVRLSFAPQEISGKTTGRRGFGDSHIINADQAAGWIKPTTTESSALRTPFEFSLADDWLKLKIADTGVYVVTYTDILSAGLDPGEIDPATIRVFTGGPLQQPAAADDGGSFEDDYHLDECAVLYRGDNSGSFSPGDSIIFYAPGIEGWMNDLDPSADVIEWYEHDYAENSNYWLSWGHGFAGQPLRMEERDVSIAGVTPDLDVTTYEERIHREEDNLYDPKYTEDRWYWRSLGAGSSSFTDNFTLDSVVGNGRFRTLGYGPYNSYDIINPTYYINGAEVGTLACSVAIYSFDPETLDVAINNLVNSTNTFRVVKEPGDMVYVLWYEIYYERYLNATGGELNYFSPDEIGQARFQLNGFSTGERFLFDVTSFKSPVLLTHFSSTAENITYIDGLSGSPAHYFAMQAHALRHPEIERYSRLTGSLVSLRDEPACPNMVIIYNSRFEAAASELALYRSSHLPLVEDPLVKAVDVRQIYDNFSGGMKDPVAIRNYLKFLYDNFDDGIESEIKYALLMGNGTYDTKDILGTGIDYVPLYVKDYGREMVEDDDFFARLDGDNDRLIDLGLGRMTVLSASEASAWVRNIIAYEADVEPGAWKNKVMLVADDEFSANTNCDYSFMIDTEYMSQGYTYFPDFIDLKKIYLHHYPFSGDLKPEASNDLLDGWNDGALIVKYTGHGSPQQMADERVMQKSDVYSLRNGDRRPLFLAFSCSVGNIESPYQRSIAQEMVVRDDGGAIATITGTGGTLGIPNRELCFSLFKTLFTSEDSTGTWPLGTTMMLAKPCCAVFGDGMNNSQYILLGDPAMMLAMPGYTVEHEVSTIDTMLTGARYTLDGRVMSGGAVLTSFNGNADIIVQESFENVNDGPITCYYGYELKYYLPGKEIFRGSVDVSAGRFNIDFVIPIRCKTGPEARVRSYVTTNGEDGVGAEDSLLIVSNPDIPQNSGPPSINIFFSGQATKVKQGASLNVEISDDDGIAILGSDPQSSIFLEFDRSGYPIFVTDYFTYDHGSSTTGRVEYPLHSGFSPGPHSVIVRAFDNLGESSTDTLAFDVVEEGLYTVSDVFNMPNPFTETTNFVFQLSNDADVVLRVYNVSGREIWSRKTYGEEGFNSIYWDGRDYGGDRPANGTYLYLLDVSFRNSYNRCETVSGKAVLLR
- a CDS encoding PorV/PorQ family protein, whose translation is MVKVFRTISAVLLISALCAGQALAQGESGASSLIIPPSARANAMGQSFVALSEDATSLWWNPAGMAFQKRAVDFMHTQLVPDLASDVFFEYLGVIYEIEGLAVIGANIQYLTYGEWEATSETGEDLGTAKSYEFVPTIGGAIRITDNLAVGLNLKFIYVNLAPAWATVEQIDGTGHSVGVDFGVLWKVPDFSVAGYKISRLRLGSSVVNIGPSLTYKNRDQAAPLPRNLRVGFAYTPVQDEGMEITMVADVNKSLVDYFTDEDYKRSNTYHVGAEFVYAALLVIRGGYIQDKDGDIKAPTYGLGFLMLENKLRIDFASIPQASDLERVYRWSVGYNF